Proteins encoded together in one Amblyomma americanum isolate KBUSLIRL-KWMA chromosome 1, ASM5285725v1, whole genome shotgun sequence window:
- the LOC144108314 gene encoding uncharacterized protein LOC144108314, which translates to MSWDAHVSKVCLSLSRYIGIISRNKHILPAKTKLNLYYAFFYSYVSYCFLVWGQTTASNIQKLLVLQKRILRVIPNVPYDAPTRPIYQQYRMIPVTRMFDYRFSSFYKKIIAEDDAFFSGIVTLTPHRTPYVTRQRMIYSLPRCRTNYGFSTLKYILPKYLNTPFYDTLHSMSVSAIRNVFSS; encoded by the coding sequence ATGTCGTGGGACGCCCACGTAAGCAAAGTGTGCCTATCCCTTTCCAGATATATTGGGATAATTTCGcggaataaacatattctacccGCCAAAACCAAGCTTAATCTGTACTATGCGTTCTTTTATTCTTATGTATCGTATTGCTTCCTTGTATGGGGACAAACCACAGCATCTAACATCCAGAAGCTTCTAGTACTGCAAAAAAGAATACTTCGCGTAATTCCTAATGTACCGTATGATGCTCCGACACGTCCTATCTACCAGCAATACAGAATGATACCCGTAACAAGAATGTTCGATTACAGGTTTTCATCGTTCTATAAAAAAATAATAGCCGAAGACGACGCATTTTTTTCCGGCATTGTGACACTTACACCACATCGGACACCGTATGTGACACGACAGCGTATGATCTATTCATTACCACGATGCAGAACAAACTATGGCTTTTCCACACTAAAATACATTCTTCCGAAATACTTGAACACGCCATTTTACGACACGTTACACAGCATGTCTGTCTCGGCTATTCGAAATGTGTTTTCAAGCTAG